The DNA region AGTAGGCGGGTGCATAAGATAttgctggggagggatggggggagtaGTGATATTTGATGGGGGGGCGCGGACGGGATGTGAAGGCGAGCGTGTGTAGTATTATATATATGTgcgtgagtttggaggatCTTGAAAAACACAATGggataccaccaccacagagTTAGGATATTTCTTAGATTATCAACATTACAATAATCTTATAATACCATCATGTCAAGCTAATCTCACATGTCAAATCATGCTCCTTTGCCAGCCTCAATCTTCCGCTCCAATGTACTCCTGCCCCCAATGCCAGCAAACAGTGTTTAAAACAACCCGCTCCCTCAGCTtactttcccccctcccccatcaacccctcagCAGCCTGCACCacgacctccaccacctccctcctcttacTCCCCTTAGCACACTCCAtcaacgcctccaccgcccccccctccaccaacttccccctcgccagcctccccacctccccctcagaaAAAACCAtattcctcaccaccaccgccccccgATGcctcaaatcctccctcTCATCCCTACAAAGCCCcaacacaacctccacccccctctccagccccacaaccgccctcaccacctcgtcAAACCCCGTCAAACTAGCCAGCGCGCCCCCCGCCGCGCTCCTCGTCTTGGGGTCCTCCGCATCAGCCAAAGCAACAATAACCTTGACCCTATTCTTCGCCTTCGGactcccatccccaaacaaCGCAAGGGTTTGCTCCGGGTCCTGAACCAAATTGCACACCAACTCCACCGCTGCCGTGCAGACCCTCGAGTTGGGATTAAACAGTTGTTCTTCTACATCATCCCACGCCGTCCGAATAATAGACTTTCTCGTGTCATCGTCCGTagaggcgaggttggtgagcgcCATAAGCGACTCAAACGTAGGCAAGAGGTCCCTCCTGTCCGCGGTGGGGTCTGGGGTGAGGATAGACGCCAACGGTCTGATAGCCGCGCTCTGCGGGATCGGTCTCGTGCCCCCAAACACAAGCGCCGGGTTGGTAGAGATCAAAATCCTCGCTAGAGCCTGGGCAGCCGCACGTTTAGGTCCGTTTTCCGTTTCTGGGAGGGCCGTCCATGCGGCGATGAGGAGACGGACAGCCCCTTGCTGTGCGAGTTGACCgcggagagggggaggggtggaaaGGGCGTGGATGATGGATATGATTAACGCCAAGGAGGCCGCAGAACCACTCTTGCTTTGCTTGATAAGGACTGGTGTAAGCCCAGCCTCGAAAACGCGTTTGCATCTTTCTGTGACGTGCTCGTCTTCGTTTAGCGGGTCAACCTGCTGTAGTTTTCCAGCAGCGTTGGCATAGGCCTTGAGCTGCCGTATCCTTTTCTCTTCGTCTGTTTCGATGGGTCGGTATCTGGTCAGATTGGCAAAAATGCTGAGCGCGCCGTAAATCATCGGGGACCTGGGAGGGGCTTCATCGAGAGCCTTGACAAGACGTTTCAGTGTCTCGGAGTCTTTGGACAAACTTTCCTTCACCTTGGGTTGGAGAGACGCGTAGGCTAAGCCCTCGATCGACGGCTGGACATGCTCGATTTCATCTTCGTCTAGCAGCATCCTGGTGAACCGCTTAGATAAGTCCTCGATGCTAGTCGTCGCCGGTTGTATCCTGGATTCCGGGCCGGCGGTGGCTGCGGTAGATGGAACTGCCTTCAAGCGTGATGTCAGccagacatcatcaccatgaaAAGGCAGCACAAAATACGTCAATAAGGGGGAGTAAGGATGTGTTGGCTGACCCTCAGTTTCGCCAGTACCACTGCTGCGAGGTTCTGGACTTGCAGAGAGTGTCGTCTCATAGAAATAGATCCCTCCTGGAGGTGCATGTCAGGGTCGACCGTATGCATGGACTTGACGGCGTCGTCGGGATCCTGCTCGACGATCTCCTCAAGCCACTCTGTGCAGTACTTTCGGACAGCCTCTCGGCAAGCCGAGTTCATGCAGGCGGCATTCAGCATCTCCAAGCACGCCGTCTCGACCTTTCTGCTTTTCCATTTCCGCCTCATAAGCGGGCCTAGACTGGCAAGAAAACCTTCACTCAGGAACAGCTCGGATGTGAGATCGGGTACAATAGGGAAGATGGTGGCAGCGACGCAGAAGGCAACAATGTAGTCATCGTAGGTCCCCCGTCGGACTCGGTCATGGAAAAACTCGGCCAATTTCTtgccgccatcctcgccggcAGCTTTGAGGTAGGCAGAGGTACATAGTGCGGCGTGGGCGCGTACGACGTCGGGCTGTCTCATGTCGAGGTAACATAGTATGGTATCGACACAGTCGCTATCAATCACAGTCGTGACAGATGTCTCGCCCTTCTTGGTAACCTCGACGTCATCGTTAAGAAGTCGTGTTAGTTCGCCGAGTTCTCTGACAgtctcttcgtcctcctttCCACCTTCCATAAGACCTGCGAAGATGAGCAGTGTCTGATCCAGCCTTCCCAGAGGCTCGGGCGCCGCCGCGGCCGCTTCGGCTACGGTAGCCATGTGATTTGTTTGTGACTGATGTTGATGTGTGTTGAAGGTTGGTGATTTTGTGGCTGCAGTAGTGTAAATGTTAATCTTCGGAGGATAAGGTTTGGTAGGGTCTGGTTAGGTCGGCGGCGGGTAGGTTTTTGTCAAAGGGATGGCAGGTGTGAGACAAGATGTAGGCGTATAGATAGGTGAGATAAGATGAATCGAAATCAAACGTAGGATTCAGGTGCTTATCAATCGCAGGCGTCCAGGATATGGAAAAGTGACGAATAAAAGGGCAGAGGATCGACCAGACCCGGAGTAACGTGACAAAGTGTCCAGAGCCCGCCAATCTGGAAAGTTAACCTCAAATCTGTCGTGACACGAGAAAGAGCCGCCCTCTGGGGATGGCAGTTGCCCCTCGATGCTGGCTGATGGAGCTCTCTCCTTTAGCATCTGATTgcgcccccacccccacgaATAGCGGCCCAAGCCAGCTTAGCGCCATCTCTATTGGAGGGGTGCGTGAACAAAATAATAGGACTCCAACATGCCTCGAAAGTCAATGAACAGATCTCAGATGATGATCAGCAGACCTTTTAACTctctttcaaggcctcttAACTATTTTTTAATGCCTTTCAACTTCTTTCAAACCTTTATTAACTATTTGAGGTCCTTTGACTATATTGAACTATATTGACGGCCTATTCACTATCTTTGAAGGTCCCTATTTTCTTGTCCACAACGTGGAGGGGTACCCCGAAGCGGTCTTAGCCTCACGTGGAAGCGCGATGCCAGCCAGGATCGACCAGGGTTTCTTCTTGACTTTTTATCTTCAGGACGCGTTCTATCGCAATTGAGCCAGAATACGCGACGGACCTTCCCTGCCAAGTTCAATGTATTCGAGCAAAGACGGCCCACTGAAAATCGACTCCAGCTGAGTAAAGCCTTGCGCGCCACTTCAACCATACGTGACGTGACGTCTTGACGACTACCTTATCTATCTACGAATTACGGTTTACCGAACAGGACATATTTgatccaacccctcatcgATTTCAAGTGCCACTGCTCTGACGAAGAACTCAATCCAAAACACCTCGCCGCGCAGCGGGAACGGCTCGAAAAGAATGAGCGCCCAAGATGCGGTGGACGCCTCCGAGCACTACGAGGTCTCCAAGCTCGAAGATGTGCCCTCGttgaccaccatcatcatcgataCAAACCCACGCGCTTGGGCAGCACTGGGGGACGTTCTTCCACTCTCAAAGGCCATTGCCAATATCCAGATATTCATCAACGCCCACCTAGCGTTAAGCAACACAAACCAGATCGCCATTTTAGCCGCACACACGAACCGAGCTGTATGGCTGTATCCAAcgcccccaaaaccaccatcaGAGGATGTTGAGATGCGAGATGCCGGCAAGACGGATACCTTCTTAAACACAGCGAATAAATTCCCACAATACGCCCAAATCGAACACGCCCTCGTAACCTCCCTCCGTGAGCTCATCGGGAGCACGATACCACCGGACCTCAACGAGACCACAACTCAAATGTCAGGCGCCTTAACACTCGCCCTAGCCCATATGAACAAGACGGCGCTTGCCTATAGTGCGAGCCAGGCACTCTCCAACTCTACTGCAGGAACCACTGCCCCGGGCACAACCGCAAGCACCGGTTTGGTCGGTTTTCACGGCCGtatcctcgtcatctccgTCTCCgactccgccgcctcccaatACATCCCCACCATGAACGCCGTCTTCGCAGCCTCCATGTCCCGAATCGCCATCGATACCCTTGCCCTCCGAGGCAGTGCCACCTTCCTCGAGCAAGCCTCTTTCATAACCCAAGGCACATTTATTCAAGCCGCCGACCCTCAAGGCATCCTACAGTACCTCATGTTCGGTTTTGGAGTGGGTAGCGCATCTTCCGGGCTTTCAGCAGCACAGAATGACGGCTCCGGGCCACTGATGGGCAAACCAAAAACAGGCAAACaaagagagggagatgagcTGAGGAAGCCGGTGGGAGAATGCCTGTTTACGCCGGCGGCGGACTCGGTAGATTTCAGGGCCGCGTGTTTCTGCCACAGGAACGTAGTGGACACGGGGTTTGTTTGCAGTATCTGCTTGAGCATCTTTTGTGAGCCACCGCCTGGGGACGAGTGTTTGACCTGTGGGAATAAATTGGCGGTGGGGGACTATGGGATGATCAAGACACCGGATGGGTTGAACGTGGAGCCGGCTAATGCGAGATTGGCGCCTTCTCCGAGTGCTAAGAGAAAGAGGAAGTTGGAGGCCAATGGGGAATAATCCAAGAGTTTATTAGGGGCGGCTTTCAGGGCGTTGAATGCAGAAAGAGCGAGATACAGGCGTTTTATGATTTTCAAGCAAAAGCATAGGGTTCTGGACTGGACCGGGGGCGTTAGGGAGAAGTATTACCTTCTGGTATCACAGCGCAAAATAAGACTCGATGGGGCGTTTTGTCCCCCTGGAAATACCATAAGGTTTCATTGCGAATTATAACTCAACTCTCTAAGCCCTTACAATATCCCACTTCAACTCCTTGATACtgacctcatcaccagcctTTTCGTCATACTCGAACCACTCCCCTTCGTTGAGCTCTACGCCGGTGAACTTAGTGTTGGACTCTAGGCCGTCGACCTCGAACTCGCCCTCGGGGATGAATTCTACGAATTCGAGGCCGCGGCAGTCGAAGGTGATGATCTTTTGGGACTTGGGTGGCTCGCCTTGTTGGTAGGGGGTTGGGGCGGTTTggatggaggcggaggaTTCGCGCTTGCAGTTCTTGCACTTCCAGACAAAGTTGGCTTCGCCGCGGGAGCCGGACATTTCGTTTTCTTCCTGTGGGCGGGTGTGAGTGGTGAAATGAGTGAGTGTGGTGtgagttgggggggaggggagatcATACAAATCTGCTGACGCCTACGGGTTTGGGGTGGACTTCTCTGCAGGAGGTGCATTGGACTTTGAAGGTGTACCAGAAGGGGTGTTCTTTTGTGTCGGTTGGGCGGAGGTTTGTTACTCTGTGGGGGATGGATGTAAGCTATGAGCTCATGATATGGAAGAGCCGAGATACGTAAACATACCCGGAGAGCTCGGCTGTGAGTGTGAGGGCGAACATGTTGTGAGATTGGTCCTGGCTCTAGTGCCAAGGGATGAGTGAAGATGTGTATATGTATGAAAGAGCTTGGACAGCCGACGCAAGGATGAGCTTCTCGTGATGGGCGCGATGGAGGGGCACTCCTGCCCCGCTGGTGTTGAGACCGTGGGGCCCCATACAGCTCGTGTAATTACTGGGTATTACACCATAATTACACAACTTGGCGCGGGAGCTCGGGCCACCCCGCCTTCGTGATTGCTCAGCTCAGTTGAGGTCACAAAAAGCTCAGGGCCAGTCAACACTTTGAGCTCAGCCCACTAGACTGCCcgacaacacaacaccaaaaTACCCAGTCGGTCCCGACACAAGATTGGCCGGCATGCCCCGAGGATGACAAGCCTTTGGTCAATGGCAGCCCGGCTGCAGGGCTGCCACTGTCGGGCGTGCCATCgaaccacacacaccctAGCCCGACGGTCGCCGCCGACAAGGGTGACGCCATTGACGACCAGTGCCCAAGCCCACGGACGACGAAAGGTTCTGGCCAGCGATGTCTTTACCGCCTGCTACACGGCTATCATGGCCACGGCCGCCGTGTTTGATGCTGGGCAGAAGGATCGTCGGAGACGAGAGCTCGACGAGAAGATTGAAGAGACAAAGCAGAGTTTAGCTGCACTTGCCGAGGCAAACGGGCACAGCTTGGAGATTGATCAAGCGACTGGGGCTCCAGAGCCATCTGAAGACCTCATTGAGGAAGCCACTCAACAACtctcgtcgtcctcgaccGCTGAGAGCACAGTCGAGCCAAcgccccaaccaccacggcaAGCTGGGCGGAGACGACGACCAATACCTCGGCCGCGGCCCGAGCAGGAGAAGCtagctccaccaccaccaacgacgtTACGATACGTCTTGAACCATATATGCAAGACTAGGATGGTCACTCCGTATGAGAAATCACACAAGCTGTCAAGACCAGCTACAGGCTCTGCAACGTTGAGTGTCTTGAGTAACGCCttggctgaggaggaagccatGATGAAGCCGTTGACCCCGGAGCCGGTGACCGAAATAGCCAGGATGAAAACAGTCGCCATGGTCAATAGTCTGGTCGACCGGCTCATCAAAGTGGCTTATTGGAGGACAGAGAAAGAGGCACCAGGAACGCATCCAGCGCTAAACAGCCCCGACTCTGCGCAGACTATGGTCAAGATGCTCCGGTCAGACGGGAACCCGCGCTACAAGGACACTTTCTTGAACGCAGAAGATGCCGCTCGACAGAGGGCTCGCTTGAACGAAGCCAATATGAAGGTTATCTCCGAGTTTAACCcatggaggagggaaagatTTGTGGCCAAGATTTGCTTCAATATTCTCACCTGCGAGGTGTCTCCTTCGATCCAAAACTACAACACTCTTATATGGGGGTTCACGAATCTTGGGGAGCACGACCTCGCCCAAGCCGTGGTGGATTCATTCCTCAATGTCAGTCGCTTCCGGCCAACGCAGGCGACACTGCTGTGTCTACTCTATCACTACCGGGCAAGCCGCGATATTCTGGGCTTCCATACCATTCTTCGGCGATTTTTCGGTCACGATTCCCGGGGTATGAGATTGCGTAGGAGGGTGGCTATCACCCACTTCAAACGAGATCGCCATCAAGGAATCAACCGCCTTTGGTGGGCTGTCGAGGGAGACGTAGCTAGGATACGGGGCTACTACGTCCAGCGCGTCCCGCTAAGCCAGCCGATCATGGAGGCTATCATTGAAGGCCTGCTGGATTTTGAACGCACCCTAGATGCTGTTCAGCTGACCCAGGCTTGTCTGAACGAGAGTTGGGCCCCCAATGCCGATCTTTTCAGGCGATTATGCGAAATCATCGTAACACATGGCGATTGGGTAAGCGCGAAGGCGCTCATCCAAGGTCGCCTCGCAAAACTCAACCAAACCACATTTTTGCTGTTGGGCTCAGGAGACGGGAAACGTCCAGGCTTGCTGAACTTTTCGGCTGCTAGACAGTTTAGGAGAGTCTTGGCCATGACGAAGACGTTGTGGATTCATGATCAAAACACGGCCTGGCTCCAAGCTGGCGCAGAAAGGTTACGACACCTGGAGACAGCGCTCTGGCTCCTGGGGGTTCAGTCTAACCTTCATTTTGAGAGATATACGACGCGGAGATTGGAGAGCATTCTTCGCTCGGCACGGTCCCTTACAGCTGATCGTATCGACCTTGTGAGCTCTGTCGTCGATAACATTGCCAAGAGGCACAGGTCGGAGGCTGAATTTCTCAAACACCTAGAGATTCGGGAAACTGTCAATGCCATGCACCGCGAATGCGAACTCACCAGGCAATGGCGGGAGCAAATCGAGCATGGCATTTGCGAGTGGCTGGCCAGGAAATTCAGGTTTGGAGCTCTGAGGAGGGCAGAAAGCTACCTCAACCCAGCGATACCATTCACCAAACGATTCCGCCAGGCCATTCGGTTTGGGACGCCAGGGACGCCAGAGTATGAAGTTGCGGGGATTTTCAGGGAAGCGCAGGAGCTAGAGCAGGAGATGAAGATTACCCTTGCCAGGGCGCTGCCGCGGAGGTATATTGAGGAGCTGAAGCCGAGGTTGACCGAGTCCGGGGATATGCACTGGAAGAATCTGGCGTATACTTTCTCGAGGTATCTGTACGATTTCCAGGATgggatggcggcggaggaggagagggcgagaCAGGCGTTTGAGTTGGGCTTTGGGACGCAGCTGAGTAGGCAGGTCtcgctgttgttggggtATACGGCATGAACATGGAATGGGGGTGCATCGAGATGGATGGCTGTGTATATATACATTTGCATGGTTGTGGATTAGGATACTGTACAAAAGGAATGAGAAggctggggaagggggttctAGGCCAGGTAATAGTGTTAAGCTAGTACAACTGGGACTGGCTTGTATCCTGGAAGAATGGGATGCTTGTCTACTGAATGGCGAAGAGAGGACTGCAAGTATACAATCATCACCCAGCGGGATCCCATTCTATGTCATATTAAAGAGCATGACCTA from Podospora pseudocomata strain CBS 415.72m chromosome 3, whole genome shotgun sequence includes:
- the SHE4 gene encoding SWI5-dependent HO expression protein 4 (COG:D; COG:O; BUSCO:EOG09261W1K; EggNog:ENOG503NXD0); its protein translation is MATVAEAAAAAPEPLGRLDQTLLIFAGLMEGGKEDEETVRELGELTRLLNDDVEVTKKGETSVTTVIDSDCVDTILCYLDMRQPDVVRAHAALCTSAYLKAAGEDGGKKLAEFFHDRVRRGTYDDYIVAFCVAATIFPIVPDLTSELFLSEGFLASLGPLMRRKWKSRKVETACLEMLNAACMNSACREAVRKYCTEWLEEIVEQDPDDAVKSMHTVDPDMHLQEGSISMRRHSLQVQNLAAVVLAKLRAVPSTAATAGPESRIQPATTSIEDLSKRFTRMLLDEDEIEHVQPSIEGLAYASLQPKVKESLSKDSETLKRLVKALDEAPPRSPMIYGALSIFANLTRYRPIETDEEKRIRQLKAYANAAGKLQQVDPLNEDEHVTERCKRVFEAGLTPVLIKQSKSGSAASLALIISIIHALSTPPPLRGQLAQQGAVRLLIAAWTALPETENGPKRAAAQALARILISTNPALVFGGTRPIPQSAAIRPLASILTPDPTADRRDLLPTFESLMALTNLASTDDDTRKSIIRTAWDDVEEQLFNPNSRVCTAAVELVCNLVQDPEQTLALFGDGSPKAKNRVKVIVALADAEDPKTRSAAGGALASLTGFDEVVRAVVGLERGVEVVLGLCRDEREDLRHRGAVVVRNMVFSEGEVGRLARGKLVEGGAVEALMECAKGSKRREVVEVVVQAAEGLMGEGGK
- the TFB4 gene encoding RNA polymerase II transcription factor B subunit 4 (BUSCO:EOG0926369X; COG:K; COG:L; EggNog:ENOG503NV91); the encoded protein is MSAQDAVDASEHYEVSKLEDVPSLTTIIIDTNPRAWAALGDVLPLSKAIANIQIFINAHLALSNTNQIAILAAHTNRAVWLYPTPPKPPSEDVEMRDAGKTDTFLNTANKFPQYAQIEHALVTSLRELIGSTIPPDLNETTTQMSGALTLALAHMNKTALAYSASQALSNSTAGTTAPGTTASTGLVGFHGRILVISVSDSAASQYIPTMNAVFAASMSRIAIDTLALRGSATFLEQASFITQGTFIQAADPQGILQYLMFGFGVGSASSGLSAAQNDGSGPLMGKPKTGKQREGDELRKPVGECLFTPAADSVDFRAACFCHRNVVDTGFVCSICLSIFCEPPPGDECLTCGNKLAVGDYGMIKTPDGLNVEPANARLAPSPSAKRKRKLEANGE
- a CDS encoding hypothetical protein (BUSCO:EOG09264X31; EggNog:ENOG503P2GP; COG:S) — its product is MFALTLTAELSGVTNLRPTDTKEHPFWYTFKVQCTSCREVHPKPVGVSRFEENEMSGSRGEANFVWKCKNCKRESSASIQTAPTPYQQGEPPKSQKIITFDCRGLEFVEFIPEGEFEVDGLESNTKFTGVELNEGEWFEYDEKAGDEVSIKELKWDIVRA
- a CDS encoding hypothetical protein (COG:S; EggNog:ENOG503P23U), which codes for MTSLWSMAARLQGCHCRACHRTTHTLARRSPPTRVTPLTTSAQAHGRRKVLASDVFTACYTAIMATAAVFDAGQKDRRRRELDEKIEETKQSLAALAEANGHSLEIDQATGAPEPSEDLIEEATQQLSSSSTAESTVEPTPQPPRQAGRRRRPIPRPRPEQEKLAPPPPTTLRYVLNHICKTRMVTPYEKSHKLSRPATGSATLSVLSNALAEEEAMMKPLTPEPVTEIARMKTVAMVNSLVDRLIKVAYWRTEKEAPGTHPALNSPDSAQTMVKMLRSDGNPRYKDTFLNAEDAARQRARLNEANMKVISEFNPWRRERFVAKICFNILTCEVSPSIQNYNTLIWGFTNLGEHDLAQAVVDSFLNVSRFRPTQATLLCLLYHYRASRDILGFHTILRRFFGHDSRGMRLRRRVAITHFKRDRHQGINRLWWAVEGDVARIRGYYVQRVPLSQPIMEAIIEGLLDFERTLDAVQLTQACLNESWAPNADLFRRLCEIIVTHGDWVSAKALIQGRLAKLNQTTFLLLGSGDGKRPGLLNFSAARQFRRVLAMTKTLWIHDQNTAWLQAGAERLRHLETALWLLGVQSNLHFERYTTRRLESILRSARSLTADRIDLVSSVVDNIAKRHRSEAEFLKHLEIRETVNAMHRECELTRQWREQIEHGICEWLARKFRFGALRRAESYLNPAIPFTKRFRQAIRFGTPGTPEYEVAGIFREAQELEQEMKITLARALPRRYIEELKPRLTESGDMHWKNLAYTFSRYLYDFQDGMAAEEERARQAFELGFGTQLSRQVSLLLGYTA